In Parabacteroides sp. FAFU027, the genomic stretch CTGGAGACGACTGAACGTGGAGGGTGAAAGCCAGTATATCGGATCGGGCGTAGCCTTCTGTGCACACTGCGACGGCCCCTTTTATAAAGGAAAAAAAGTGGCGGTGGTAGGCGGTGGAAACTCCGGTCTGGAAGCAGCCATCGATCTGTCGGCCATTGCGTCGGAGGTGACAGTGCTTGAATACCTCGACGAACTGAAAGGTGACCAAATCCTTCAGGACAAAATCGCCACGATTCCCAACATTTCCGTGCATACCGGCGTGCAAACGCAAGGCATCGAAGGCAACGGCAACAAAGTCACAGCCATTCATTACAAAAACCGATCAACCGAAACTGTTCAGAAGCTGGAGCTGGACGGCGTATTTGTCCAGATCGGACTAAAAGCCAACAGCGACCTGTTCAGCCATTGGGTAGAGGTGAATCGTGCGGGAGAAATTGCGATAGATGCACATTGCCGCACTACCATTCCCGGTATTTATGCTGCGGGAGATGTATCGGTGGTCCCCTATAAGCAAATCGTCATCGCGATGGGCGAAGGAGCAAAAGCAGCTCTTTCGGCATTCGAAGATAAGATCAAGGATAAGCTGGTGTAAGGGGAAATAGTGGGTATTACAGCAAGAACAGTGAGTGCTCATGCTGTAACACTCACTGTTCTTACAGGAGTAGTCAGTGTGCAAGCATGAACTCTGGCTATACATGCTTGCACAGACAATATTCAAACAACCACTATATGAGAAGTTGTAAGTTGAAAAAATAAAAACCCGTTTCCACTTTTTACAGCAGAAACGGGCCAACTCAAAAAAACATACCTATCTTTTTATCAAAACAATTTCAACCAGGGATTATCGCTCCGGAAAGGAACGGCAGGAAGCCCTTCTTTATTGATAAAGTTGGACTGCGCTGCTTCGTGCCAGGCAAAGCGCACATAGTAAGGATGTTTCACACCTTCAGCCGAAACCACTACCTTATCGCCTTCAATCACTGCCTGAGCCGGGATAAATTTACCTTCCACACCTGCGATTGTAAAGTAGGAAAGAGGCTTCCCGTCACGGCTCGCCAATCCTCCTCCCTCGTGGGTAAAGGTGATTTCAATCTTATTCCCTATCACTTTCATGCTTTTGTACATCGGGCCGGATGATTCTATATTCTGAAATCCGTACGTCTGATTAAGAGCCAACAAACTCAGTCTCCGACCGACTTCCCATTTATAAGGCGGGTGCAAATCCACAATACTGTCCACCAAATCGGTGATTACCGCCATGCCGGTATTTGGCAAACGTAATGCCAGCGCCTGAGCTTCCCAGAATTTAGGCAATGACTCCACGGTACGTCCGCGGCCTTCATTATCCACAGAGTATTGGAACGGAGCAATCTGTACAAAGTAGAATGGCAGTTTCGCATCACGCCAGTCGTGACGCCAGCTTTCAATCAACGTCTTAAATTTATAGGCATAGCGAATATCTTCGTTCAGGAAACAGCCCGATTCGCCCTGATACCAAAGGAAACCCTTCAGGGTAAAAGGAATCAACGGCTCCACCATCGTATCATAAAATTTCCCATCCTCTCCCTTTCCGGCAGATAGCTGATCCATGATTTTACCGTCTTTCACCTTTGGAGAAACAGCCAGCTTTTCAGTCTGTATCCAGGGTTCAATGCGACTGCCCGGCACCGCAGCTTCTATCATCCCGATGGGAATATTCAGTTTTTGGTAAAGTTCTTTTGCGAAATAATATCCGGCAGCCGAGAAGTCTCGTAGCGGTGCACCCGTTGCCAGTTCCCACCCTTTGTGCTCCGGGTCGGGCGACATAAATTTACGCTTGGAGATAAAAATACGGATGTTGCTGTTTTTGGCTGTTTCCAGGTCGTCTTCGACAGGATGACTGCCTTTTACCTTATCGAAAAACTTACTGTTTTTGCGCATCGCATACTCCATGTTCGACTGCCCGGAGCAAAGCCACACCTCTCCCACCAGAATATTCTCCAGCTTAATGCTGTTTTTCCCCTGAATAACCATTTCGCGGGGTTCCACTGAAGCCTCCATCGGTTTCAGCTTCACTTCCCATTTTCCTGAATCATTAGCGACAGCCTGTTTTTGCTGACCGGCAAAGGTTACAGTTACCTTCTCGCCTTTGGCCGCCGTTCCCCAGATGGAGACAGTCTTGCGGCGTTGCAATACCATATTGTGTCCGATAACTTTCGGCAATACTACTTCAGCGTAAAGTGAATTGCCAACTGACAGCAAAAAGACGAATACCAGCAACGAAAACTTATTTAATCTCATGGGGTTATATTTTGTAGTTCTTTACAATTACTATCTGGAAATTAAATTCGAAGGTAAAAGTAGAGACATTCTCACGCTGATGGTGTCACAAATTGACGGAAGAGAGTAGTTATATCAAAAAATACGCGTCATTACACCATTGGGATGCAATAACGCGTTTTTTCTGATTACAGAATCATCGGTATTTATACCTCTTAGTGACTCAAATCAATTACGCCAAGATCCTTATTAAACCCTCCTACGATATCAACGTTAATAGAATTCAATGGATTTCCGGATTGATCTTTAAACATCACCTTCCATGTTCCTGTGTACAGTCCCTGTAACACAAACAGGTTATTCCTACTTGTGTCAGACACACATGTCATAGTATCAACACCATGTATAGAGCTTACATAAAACGGAACTTTGAGTGGTAGTAGATTACCAAACAGCAACGAGGTATTCTCCCGGATAAATCCACGGATCACCGGTTTCAACAAATATCCACCGCTGTTTCCCTTACGGACAATCGATTTTTCGGCATTGAAGTCAATGACAACAGAGTAGCTGCTATAAACCGCTGCGCTATCGTGAATATTAATCTTAATACCCGAAGTCTGTCCGCTGGGCGTATCCAAACCAACAATAGTATTATCACTAAGTACCAATTTATTCTCCGGCCCCAGTTTCAGTCTCATTTGTTGAATGCGTTCCCCTTCATTGAGTACCACCTTTGAGAGCAAGGTATCGTTACCGTTTGTTAGTTCCATTAGATTGTAGTTCCCCGGAGTGATAGGTAATTGCATCCACCCTACTCCATCAAGAGAATAACTTACCTCCTGAATATCGATGAATACAGCCTTATAGCCTTGCAGAGATGGTGCATCCGTCAGATAAAACTTTACGGTTGTCTCCCGATCTTGCTTATCGCAAGCAGTAAACATTAATAACGAACAAAGAGTAATCCACAGGTATACAAAACTGACGATCATCCTTGCTAATGACCGCTTTTGATCATTATATACTTTCATAATTTTCAGATTTTTACAATTGGTGTTTCACCCGATTAAGCAACAAAAAAGAAGATTAATCTTTCCATACACAACATCTCCTCCTGGAGATAAAGCCCTGAAGCCCCTGAGAGAGACTTCTTTATTCTAATTCATATCAATGAATCATTGTCACTCCAATCTTTATCGGAAAGAAGTTCCAGTTATAAAAGAACAAATTATGACAATCATTGGTTCTGGAAAGTCAAATGACTTAGCGATTCCATTTCTTCGAAAAAGGGATAATAATGGCCAATAATAACGGAATCCTGAAACTGGTTTCCCAATCTATCACACCCCCCTTATGGCTAATAAAGAGATTCCAAAACAAAATGATCGCCACGTTTGCCAGAAAAGAGACAGCAAAGGTGATGAGGAAAATCAATAATGTGTGCCTGAATTTCATGGTGATGAGTGTTATTTCAATGGATTAGCATCCCTGATTTCTTCCAACCGGTTTTTCGCTACCGGTTCTTTTTGCAGAAAATCTTTTAGCCTGTCACAGATATATTCGGAACAAAGGCCACAGCTCTCTATCTGTTTTTCAATCGCACACGCTCTTATTTTACAGTCAAGACATCCTGTAAACAGGCGGCCAGATTCAGCCCGGCAACCATCGCAGTCATTTATCTCTTCCGGTGTCACGACTGTGCCGTACGCCCGTTCAATTTCCCGGGCGATTGTTTCGCGCATGTTTTTTTGTTTCTCAATATCCGGTTCAATGGTAGCCAGATGTATCGGGCAGGTATCACAATTGAGTCCGCAATATCCTATCATGGTAATCCAGTTATTAGTTTGATAATAAAACGTCCGCCATCAGGATTTGGTTGAAATGCAAAAGCCCCGACACGTTGATCGTATCGGGGCTTTTTGACCTTCCGGACAAACAATTATTTTTGTTTGTTCTGGATATGTTTTGAGTAACGGTTCATGAACTTGTCCACACGTCCTGCTGTATCTACCAGTTTCTGTTTACCTGTGTAGAAAGGGTGTGAAGAGCTAGAGATTTCTAATTTAACCAAAGGATATTCTACGCCTTCGATTTCGATAGTTTCACGAGTGTTGATAGTAGATTTAGAAACAAATACATCGCCATTTGACATATCTTTGAATGCAACCGGACGATAATTAGCAGGATGAAGATCTTTTTTCATTTCCTTATTGTGAGTTTTTAATTAATAATCAATTCTTTAGCTGGTAACTTGTGAAATGGCTTGCAAAGATAGCCATTTGATTTCATTCCCACAAGGGTTTTGGAAATTTTTGAAGTATAGATAAATGAGAACAGGCCAAAGAAGCAAGATGCGGGAACCAGAATTTCGCAGAAAAGTTGTTCGTCTTCTGTTCTGTCATCAGAATGGATACCCGACGGCAAAATGCCAGGCCATATTCTTTAATGGAGAATAACGTATCCTCCATTTTTCATAACCGTCACGGGATGGATCAAAGGCTTTTACCCCAATATCTACGCGTACAATGAAGTAGTTAAAGTTAAAACGAATACCTGTTCCGTAAGCTAATGCGATTTGCTTGTAAAAGCTATCAAACTTGAAAACACCCCCTTCCTGTCCTTTGTAATCCCGGATAGTCCATATATTTCCGGCATCGACAAAAAGTGCGGTCTCAATAGGTCCGAACAGTTTTGCCCGGTACTCGGTGCTCATCTCCAGCTTAATATCACCGGATTGATTCACAAAATCAGCAGATGTTCCAACCTGACGATAAGTTCCCGGTCCGAGCGAACGAACCGCCCATCCCCGGATACTGTTGGCGCCACCACCGAAATAACGTTTTTCAAAAGGCAATATCTCTGAATTTCCATACGGACAAGCAACTCCAAAACCAGCATGCCAGGCCAGAGAGTTACGCTCATCAAATATCTTCGTACGGGCATAATCCAGCTCTGTTTTAACATATTGAGCATAATTGACACCCAGAAACTGGTAACCGTTTTCCTTTTTGGTTGCATTAAATAATTTCGATAAAAGCGTAAGGCTGTTACCGGCGCTCTCTACATTAAAGCGGAAAGAGTAGAGGTTATTTTTATTTGTACCATCCGTCTGATTTGTTTTGTTGAAAGTATATCCGGTACGCACAATCAGGTGGTTTTCGTAACTATAGTGCAATAATGGATTATCAACCGGAAAGTTATCGAAAAAATTGCTGGCAATCCAGGGCAGTTTGACATAATTGATATCTAATACATCAAGACTATGCCGGATACCATTACGACCGACACTCCATTTATACCGCCATCCGCCACCGGCAATGATACGGGTATATTCCGGGCGTTGCTGGAAATTATAGGACCCGGTAAGTTCAGAAACCGCTCTAACCCGTCTTTTCACCTCCGTCTTCAGCAAGGGAAAAATAAATTTGGGAAAAGAAAGCCCCATATCCGTTGACAACTCGGTAAAATTGGCATTGATGGAGGAGCCAGATAGTCGCTCATAGGCCCCCCTTACCTTTGCCGAAAAGGTTTCCGAGCCTTTAAAAATATTGCGGTGCTGATAGGTTACGCTCACTGCCGCACCTAAGTCTCCGGCAGAGTTTGTGCCTTCTACTTCAGTCGAAACGGATTGCGGCTTTCCCGGAGTAATCACAAGGAAGCAGTTCAGGAAACAGGAATCCCCTTCATATACAGGTTCAAAACGAATATTGATGTATTTGATAACCTTCAAACGGCTAAAAGAGGAGTAAGTAAGCTCCACCAAACGTTCATTATATGTTCTGCCAGGACGTAACAGACAACTGCTTGTTAAAACTTTCGGACGAATCCATTGCTTTTTCCCGCTGATGATATGGAATTTGTTGTACAACAACGTATCTGCCGCCGAAGTAGTCGTTGTTATTCCCAAACGGGACTGCTCTGATTCAGTCTGAATGTAAACGTCCTTGATTTTATACACAGACTGTTCTTTAAGCGATTGGGAGGCGCTTACTTTCCTTTCTGCCGGAAAAAGCTGAAACTCCAGATCGACCTGGTTGGTATTCAGGGAAGAATCGGCCACATAGCTAACCAGATCCTTGTCAACACCAAAATAGCCCTTGTTTCGCAACAAAGAGACAACACGCTGACGTTCCTGTTCCAAAAGCGAACGATCAAAAAGCACATTCTTCTTCAACAAAGTGTTAGCTGAATCCGATTTCACCAACGAATCAATACGGGGGTCTGCGATGTAATACGCCAGCTTTCTGAGGCGATAAGGCTCTCCCGCTTTTGCCAGATAAGTAACTATCGCCCTTTTTTTCTTCCTGACCACGTGCGTTTCAACCTTTGCATTCATATAGCCCTGATTGACCAACGCTTTTTCCAGATCATCACGTGTGCGCTCTGACAGTTCATCATCAAGCAGCACCGGCGGATTCCCTGATTTTCGGAGAAAGCGGTTAAACCATTTAGTGGAATCTTTTCCCGAAAAGTCATAGATATAGAGCGAGGTGCGAAACAATCCAAAGACACGGTAATTGGGCTCTTGCTTGATATAGTTTTTCAACGCTTCGGGTTTGATCTCTTTACGATCAATTTTTAGTTCAACTTTATCGAGCAAAAGTCGGTCTTCCGGGACATATTTGGTCAGACTACAGGAGGCCAGCAGTCCGATCATAAGCAAAAGCAGGTATTTTACAGGAGTATTCATAGGAGAAGTCGACCGGTGGAATGAGCAACCGACCTGATTTTATACTATTTTTGCAACAAAGATAACGCATTGTGCTTTTTTCTCAACACCTTCAGGATAATAAAATAGGCTGTTGACTCATTGTCACTTACTTAATCATGCTGAGTAAAAATCAAATTAAATTCATACAATCCCTCCAGCAGAAGAAATACCGCAACGAATCGGGCTGTTTCATCGCAGAGGGAAATAAGCTGGTAACCGACCTTGCACCGGCCTTCGAATGTGAATGGCTGGTCGCTACGGACGAATGGCTTTCCGCTCATTCGGATGTAAAGGCGAATCTGATATTGTCTGCTTCGAAAGATGAACTGGCCAAGGCGAGTGGATTGACCACCCCGCAGGATGTAATAGCCATCTTCAAGAAACCGGAGTACCAATTCTCCCCTTCCGATATGAAAGGCAAGCTCACCCTTGCGTCCGATCACATACAGGACCCGGGCAATCTGGGCACCATCATCCGCCTGGCAGACTGGTTTGGTATCGAACAGATCATTTGCTCTACAGACACCGTGGATTTGTACAATCCCAAAACCGTGCAATCGACCATGGGTGCTTTAGCCCGGGTGAAAGTCCACTACCTTCCTTTAGCTGAAGTATTAACGCAAACACAAATTTCAGTTTACGGTACCTTCCTCGATGGAGAGGATATGTATAAAACTGATCTTGCCGAAGAGGGTATCATCATTATGGGAAATGAGGGAAACGGCATCTCCCCTGAAATCGAAACCCTGGTAACTAAGAAGCTCTATATCCCCAACTTTCCAGAGGGACGTGAAACCTCGGAGTCACTGAACGTTGCCATTGCAACGTCTATCATCTGTGCCGAGTTCCGTCGCCGAATGAGAAAATAAATAGTTGATCTTATGATAAAATTCCCCAACGCTAAAATAAACCTCGGGCTGAATATTGTCTCCAAACGCCCGGACGGATACCACAACCTGGAGACCATCTTCTACCCTATCGGTATCAAGGATGCCCTCGAAGTGGTTCCCTCTCAAACCGGAGGCGATAAACTTCACATCTCCGGCATTGAAGTGGACGGCCCAACTGAAAACAACCTCGTGATGAAGGCCCTGCGCCTGATCAAACGCCAGTACATGATCCCCGACCTCGACATTTACCTGCACAAGCAGATTCCGTTCGGCGCCGGGCTGGGTGGCGGCTCTGCTGATGCGGCGGTGATGCTGTTGTTGCTGAATGAACTGTTCACGTTGCGTATCCCTGAAGAGACGCTGATCACAATGGCATCGGGCATTGGAGCCGACTGTGCTTTTTTCATCAAGAACAAACCGGTCTTTGCCCGTGGTATCGGTAACGAATTTGAAGAGACCGATCTTTCGCTCAAAGGTTATCACTGCGTTTTGGTCAAACCGGATATCCATGTTTCTACACCTGAAGCTTATTCTCTGGTGAAGTCTGCACAACCGGAAGTACCGCTGAAAGAGGTAATTCGCCGCCCTATCGAAGAGTGGCAGGGGCTTTTGGTGAATGACTTCGAAGTGAGCGTTTTCGCTAAATACCCTCAGATTGGCAAAATCAAGGAGCAGTTGATTCATGAAGGAGCTGTTTATGCCTCCATGTCAGGTTCTGGATCGTCTGTATTCGGTATATTCAAAGAGCTGCCGGAATGGTTACCTGCTTTTGACAACTGCTACGTCTGGAAAGGGGCTTTGTAAGCCCCTACTCACCTACCCCAAAGTGGAGGAGCGGTGCAAACAACGCTTGACCCCTGCTAAGTCGTTTTGTCATTGTACAAAAGGTGCTTTACGCCCTTTTTGAACTGATGTAAAAAGGCATTGCAGATAATTTGCCTTATCTTTGCACCACCAAACTAAAATAATATTATGTACAAAAAGATAGAAATAGCTCCCGATACTTTTTATGTGGGAGTAAACGACCGAAGCAAGGCCCTTTTTGAAAACCTGTGGCCTCTCCCCTACGGCGTTTCCTACAACTCGTATCTGATCGTTGATGAAAAGATTGCACTGGTTGACACGGCTGATGTGTGCTACGGCGCCCAGTTTCTTGATAAGATTACAGCAGTCATTGGCGACCGTCCCATCGATTACCTCATCATCAACCACATGGAACCGGACCACTCCGGCTCTATCCGCTTCATCAAACAGATTTATCCAAACATCAAAATCGTCGGTAACAGCAAAACCCTTGCAATGGTGGATGGCTACTACGGCCTGACTGACGGTACCGAGGAGGTTAAAGACGGCGCAAAACTTAACCTGGGTAAACGTACTCTGAGCTTCCACTTCACCCCGATGGTACACTGGCCTGAAACGATGATGACCTACGACGAAACGCACAACATCCTCTTCTCAGGTGACGCTTTCGGTTGTTTCGGTACCTTGGACGGAGCCGTACTTGATACTGAACTCAAAACAGATAAATACTGGGACGAAATGTACCGCTACTACGCCAACATTGTGGGTAAATATGGCGGACCTGTACAGAAGGCGCTCCAGAAACTGAACGGCCTGAAGATCGACCTCATCTGTTCTACTCACGGTCCGGTGTGGAAAGAGAACATCTCCAAAGTGGTGGGTATCTACGACAAGCTTAGCCGTTACGAAGGCGATAAAGGTGCCGTGATTGTCTATGGATCAATGTACGGAAATACCGAACAGATGGCGGAAGCGGTGGCTATCGGTCTCTCTGAAAACGGCATCAAAGACATCGTGCTGTATGATGCTTCCAAAACCCACGCTTCGTACATCGTGCGTGACATCTTCAAATACAAAGCGCTAATCGTGGGTAGCCCGACATACAGCAACGAGCTTTTCCCTGCTGTAAAAGGGATCCTCGACAAGATACAGACCCGCGACGTGAAACACCGTATCTTCGGTTACTTCGGTAGCTACACCTGGGCGGGCGCTGCGGTAAAACGCCTTCAACACTTTGCCGAAACCATGAAATGGGAATCGGTGGACGAACAGGCGGTAGAGATCAAGCAGGGCTTTAAGGCTGATAAATTCGAAGAGTGTGTTTTGCTTGGTAAAGCCATTGCGGATAAACTGAACCAGGCATAAGTCAATCCCTTCATCTCAAATATAAATCCCCTTTGTAGGACAATGGCTACAAAGGGGATTTTTTTTGTGGCTTATTGAACGTTTCGTTCAAAATAAAAGGCTTAGCTAAACATACCAACTCAACCTTCGAAAAACATACTTAAGTTTTTGGTCCACCATAACCCATATTATATTATAAGAAGCTGCTCCGTCTCCATTCGACATCCAGATATAGATTTCTTTTTGTGGTCCGATGCATATATACGTGAACTTGGGACTAATGTTCGGCAAAAAGTTATTTTTTAGACTACTTGCCGGTAATGAGACTGTTTTATCTGAATAAATCACTTTAATTGATCTGATTTCGCTATAAGGTATTGTTCCATCTGTTCCCCAAATAGGCTTTTCATCAATAGTTGCTACATCATAATTCTTCTTGTCTGTTATAATTCGTCCTTTCGAATCCTTGATGATATGTTTTGATGATTCAAAATCTCCGATTTCT encodes the following:
- a CDS encoding sialate O-acetylesterase; amino-acid sequence: MRLNKFSLLVFVFLLSVGNSLYAEVVLPKVIGHNMVLQRRKTVSIWGTAAKGEKVTVTFAGQQKQAVANDSGKWEVKLKPMEASVEPREMVIQGKNSIKLENILVGEVWLCSGQSNMEYAMRKNSKFFDKVKGSHPVEDDLETAKNSNIRIFISKRKFMSPDPEHKGWELATGAPLRDFSAAGYYFAKELYQKLNIPIGMIEAAVPGSRIEPWIQTEKLAVSPKVKDGKIMDQLSAGKGEDGKFYDTMVEPLIPFTLKGFLWYQGESGCFLNEDIRYAYKFKTLIESWRHDWRDAKLPFYFVQIAPFQYSVDNEGRGRTVESLPKFWEAQALALRLPNTGMAVITDLVDSIVDLHPPYKWEVGRRLSLLALNQTYGFQNIESSGPMYKSMKVIGNKIEITFTHEGGGLASRDGKPLSYFTIAGVEGKFIPAQAVIEGDKVVVSAEGVKHPYYVRFAWHEAAQSNFINKEGLPAVPFRSDNPWLKLF
- a CDS encoding DUF4382 domain-containing protein; its protein translation is MKVYNDQKRSLARMIVSFVYLWITLCSLLMFTACDKQDRETTVKFYLTDAPSLQGYKAVFIDIQEVSYSLDGVGWMQLPITPGNYNLMELTNGNDTLLSKVVLNEGERIQQMRLKLGPENKLVLSDNTIVGLDTPSGQTSGIKINIHDSAAVYSSYSVVIDFNAEKSIVRKGNSGGYLLKPVIRGFIRENTSLLFGNLLPLKVPFYVSSIHGVDTMTCVSDTSRNNLFVLQGLYTGTWKVMFKDQSGNPLNSINVDIVGGFNKDLGVIDLSH
- a CDS encoding DUF3795 domain-containing protein, producing the protein MIGYCGLNCDTCPIHLATIEPDIEKQKNMRETIAREIERAYGTVVTPEEINDCDGCRAESGRLFTGCLDCKIRACAIEKQIESCGLCSEYICDRLKDFLQKEPVAKNRLEEIRDANPLK
- a CDS encoding type B 50S ribosomal protein L31; amino-acid sequence: MKKDLHPANYRPVAFKDMSNGDVFVSKSTINTRETIEIEGVEYPLVKLEISSSSHPFYTGKQKLVDTAGRVDKFMNRYSKHIQNKQK
- a CDS encoding BamA/TamA family outer membrane protein, encoding MNTPVKYLLLLMIGLLASCSLTKYVPEDRLLLDKVELKIDRKEIKPEALKNYIKQEPNYRVFGLFRTSLYIYDFSGKDSTKWFNRFLRKSGNPPVLLDDELSERTRDDLEKALVNQGYMNAKVETHVVRKKKRAIVTYLAKAGEPYRLRKLAYYIADPRIDSLVKSDSANTLLKKNVLFDRSLLEQERQRVVSLLRNKGYFGVDKDLVSYVADSSLNTNQVDLEFQLFPAERKVSASQSLKEQSVYKIKDVYIQTESEQSRLGITTTTSAADTLLYNKFHIISGKKQWIRPKVLTSSCLLRPGRTYNERLVELTYSSFSRLKVIKYINIRFEPVYEGDSCFLNCFLVITPGKPQSVSTEVEGTNSAGDLGAAVSVTYQHRNIFKGSETFSAKVRGAYERLSGSSINANFTELSTDMGLSFPKFIFPLLKTEVKRRVRAVSELTGSYNFQQRPEYTRIIAGGGWRYKWSVGRNGIRHSLDVLDINYVKLPWIASNFFDNFPVDNPLLHYSYENHLIVRTGYTFNKTNQTDGTNKNNLYSFRFNVESAGNSLTLLSKLFNATKKENGYQFLGVNYAQYVKTELDYARTKIFDERNSLAWHAGFGVACPYGNSEILPFEKRYFGGGANSIRGWAVRSLGPGTYRQVGTSADFVNQSGDIKLEMSTEYRAKLFGPIETALFVDAGNIWTIRDYKGQEGGVFKFDSFYKQIALAYGTGIRFNFNYFIVRVDIGVKAFDPSRDGYEKWRIRYSPLKNMAWHFAVGYPF
- a CDS encoding TrmH family RNA methyltransferase, giving the protein MLSKNQIKFIQSLQQKKYRNESGCFIAEGNKLVTDLAPAFECEWLVATDEWLSAHSDVKANLILSASKDELAKASGLTTPQDVIAIFKKPEYQFSPSDMKGKLTLASDHIQDPGNLGTIIRLADWFGIEQIICSTDTVDLYNPKTVQSTMGALARVKVHYLPLAEVLTQTQISVYGTFLDGEDMYKTDLAEEGIIIMGNEGNGISPEIETLVTKKLYIPNFPEGRETSESLNVAIATSIICAEFRRRMRK
- the ispE gene encoding 4-(cytidine 5'-diphospho)-2-C-methyl-D-erythritol kinase — protein: MIKFPNAKINLGLNIVSKRPDGYHNLETIFYPIGIKDALEVVPSQTGGDKLHISGIEVDGPTENNLVMKALRLIKRQYMIPDLDIYLHKQIPFGAGLGGGSADAAVMLLLLNELFTLRIPEETLITMASGIGADCAFFIKNKPVFARGIGNEFEETDLSLKGYHCVLVKPDIHVSTPEAYSLVKSAQPEVPLKEVIRRPIEEWQGLLVNDFEVSVFAKYPQIGKIKEQLIHEGAVYASMSGSGSSVFGIFKELPEWLPAFDNCYVWKGAL
- a CDS encoding FprA family A-type flavoprotein, encoding MYKKIEIAPDTFYVGVNDRSKALFENLWPLPYGVSYNSYLIVDEKIALVDTADVCYGAQFLDKITAVIGDRPIDYLIINHMEPDHSGSIRFIKQIYPNIKIVGNSKTLAMVDGYYGLTDGTEEVKDGAKLNLGKRTLSFHFTPMVHWPETMMTYDETHNILFSGDAFGCFGTLDGAVLDTELKTDKYWDEMYRYYANIVGKYGGPVQKALQKLNGLKIDLICSTHGPVWKENISKVVGIYDKLSRYEGDKGAVIVYGSMYGNTEQMAEAVAIGLSENGIKDIVLYDASKTHASYIVRDIFKYKALIVGSPTYSNELFPAVKGILDKIQTRDVKHRIFGYFGSYTWAGAAVKRLQHFAETMKWESVDEQAVEIKQGFKADKFEECVLLGKAIADKLNQA